In a genomic window of Roseiflexus castenholzii DSM 13941:
- a CDS encoding L-rhamnose mutarotase — MKRVGFTLKVKPELIDEYKAHHANVWPEMLDALRRHGWRNYTLFIRHDGLLFGYVEVPESFEKALAGMATEEVNARWQAMMAPYFENLSGAYADQSMVELEEVFHLD; from the coding sequence ATGAAACGCGTCGGTTTCACCCTCAAAGTCAAGCCGGAACTCATCGACGAGTACAAAGCCCATCATGCGAACGTCTGGCCCGAGATGCTCGACGCGCTGCGACGGCACGGCTGGCGGAACTACACCCTCTTTATACGCCATGACGGGCTGCTCTTCGGGTACGTGGAAGTGCCCGAGAGTTTCGAGAAGGCGCTGGCAGGCATGGCGACGGAAGAGGTCAATGCGCGCTGGCAGGCGATGATGGCGCCATACTTCGAGAACCTGAGCGGCGCCTATGCCGATCAGAGCATGGTCGAATTGGAAGAAGTTTTCCATTTGGATTAA
- a CDS encoding DeoR/GlpR family DNA-binding transcription regulator produces MTDHSAEALPPEVRRDQIMALLQRHGQISVKWCAEQLGVSEVTIRSDFALLEREGMLRRIWGGAVLDRPLWPEGSFASRLKVRVEEKERIARAAARLINDGDTVMLDASTTAYAIARQIADRRNLTVITNGMHLALSLGAHPSITTIVIGGQVRGDTGSLTGTLAEEMLQRLHADKGFFSARGLTLAKGLTESSIPEGLLKAAMVRHVDQVIAVLDSSKLGVSSLTSFCPVEAIHRLITAGADAAERSAPFGDLFPVMIAG; encoded by the coding sequence ATGACCGATCATAGTGCCGAAGCGCTTCCGCCCGAAGTGCGGCGCGACCAGATCATGGCGCTGCTTCAGCGCCACGGGCAGATCTCGGTCAAATGGTGCGCCGAACAGTTGGGCGTCTCCGAGGTGACGATTCGCAGCGATTTTGCGCTGCTCGAACGGGAGGGCATGCTGCGGCGCATATGGGGCGGCGCCGTGCTCGACCGGCCATTGTGGCCGGAGGGGAGTTTTGCCTCGCGTCTGAAGGTGCGCGTGGAAGAAAAGGAGCGCATCGCGCGCGCTGCGGCGCGCCTGATCAACGACGGTGATACGGTCATGCTCGACGCCAGTACGACCGCCTATGCCATTGCCCGGCAGATCGCCGACCGGCGCAACCTCACCGTCATCACCAACGGCATGCACCTTGCCCTGTCGCTTGGCGCTCATCCTTCCATCACCACGATTGTTATCGGTGGTCAGGTGCGCGGTGACACTGGTTCGCTGACCGGCACGCTGGCGGAGGAGATGTTGCAGCGTCTGCACGCCGACAAAGGGTTTTTCTCGGCGCGTGGATTGACCCTGGCAAAGGGACTGACCGAAAGTTCCATCCCGGAAGGATTGCTCAAGGCGGCGATGGTGCGTCACGTTGATCAAGTCATTGCCGTGCTCGACAGCAGCAAACTAGGGGTCAGTTCACTGACGAGTTTCTGCCCGGTCGAGGCGATCCACCGACTGATCACGGCTGGAGCGGATGCTGCTGAACGGAGCGCTCCGTTCGGCGATCTCTTTCCTGTAATGATTGCGGGGTAA
- a CDS encoding Uma2 family endonuclease: MTLEITTVAPLLLDHALPGPPQGRWTVEWWERLPDDGNRYEIIAGTLGMTTAPSAFHQWIVGRCIELIGIPAQARGLGIWFTAPIGVILSPHDAVQPDFLFIRAERVAALVRDRRIHGAPDLVIEVLSPGNSAEAMAQKRAAYARAGVAEYMEIDPAQRTATVYRLEKDAYGAPVVYDAPQTLRLTRLPDLSLLVTTLFADAPDTTL, encoded by the coding sequence ATGACCCTCGAAATCACCACCGTCGCGCCGCTGTTGCTCGACCACGCATTGCCAGGACCACCGCAAGGACGCTGGACGGTCGAGTGGTGGGAGCGCCTGCCCGACGACGGCAACCGCTACGAAATCATTGCAGGAACCCTGGGTATGACGACGGCTCCAAGCGCATTCCATCAGTGGATTGTCGGCAGGTGTATTGAATTGATCGGAATCCCCGCACAAGCACGCGGACTCGGCATCTGGTTCACTGCGCCTATTGGCGTCATTTTGTCGCCGCACGACGCAGTGCAGCCCGATTTCCTCTTCATCCGCGCGGAACGAGTCGCCGCGCTGGTGCGTGATCGCCGTATCCACGGCGCGCCCGACCTGGTGATCGAAGTGCTTTCGCCGGGCAACAGCGCTGAGGCGATGGCGCAGAAACGCGCCGCCTACGCTCGCGCCGGCGTCGCGGAGTATATGGAAATCGACCCGGCGCAGCGCACCGCAACCGTGTATCGCCTTGAGAAAGACGCTTATGGCGCGCCTGTCGTGTACGACGCCCCCCAAACCCTTCGCCTGACCCGCCTGCCCGACCTGTCGCTGCTGGTGACGACGCTCTTTGCTGATGCGCCAGATACGACGCTGTAA